Sequence from the Corallococcus sp. EGB genome:
CGCGTGCGGGCCACGAGGAACTTCACGAACATGGCGTCCTTGGGGCGCCACTCGTTCCTGCGCAGGGGGCCCTCCAGGCGGAGCGACTGGCCAATGGGCGGCTCCAGGTCCTCCTTGCTCTGCTTCTGGCACCACACCTCCATGTACTGCTGGCAGCGCTGCACCGCCGGGCCCCACTGCGAGTTGCCCAGATAGCGCTTGCAGTCATCCTTCGCGCGCTCCACGAACCGTTCGGCCGTCTCCTTGGCCTTGGAGCGCGCGCGGCGGAAGTACTCGCTCTCCTTCGGAATCTTGCGCAGCAGCTCCAGCGCCTGCTGCTCGCGGTTGAGCTCGATGGACTTCTTCGCGGCCTCGAAGTTATCGAAGGCCTCCTTCTCCATCTTGATGCGCCGCACGAGGGTGTTCGCCTCGGCGTTGATGGGGTCCATGTCCAGCGCCTGGTCGCACGCCTTCTCCGCGCGGGCCCAGTCGGGAGCACCCATCTCGTTGGAGGAGTAGGAGCGGCACTCGCTGAGCAGCTCCTGCACCTGCTGCGCGGGATCCAACGGCGCGGCCGGAGCGGCCTTCTGGGCCTTGTGCGCCGGCCCGATGGACGACTTCACCACCGCCGCCACCGCCAGCAGCGCCACCACGCCACCCGCGACCACCAGCATCTTGCGCTTGTTGTCCGCCGCGGGCGCGCCCCGGCCCCCACCGCGACGTGGCGGAGGCGCACCCGCCCCGGGACGGCGCGCGGGCGTTTCCGCGGCCTCGAAGGTCATCTCCACCACGCCGAACTGGAGGACGTCCCCGGCCTGCAGATCCACGAACTCCTCACCCAGGAGCTCCCCGTTGAGCAGCGTGCCGTTGGCGCTGCCCAGGTCGCGCGCGAGCACGGCGCTGCCCTCGCGCTTCACCTCGGCGTGCTTCCGGCTCACGGAGTCGTCATCCAGGATGACCGCCGCCGGAGGCGCCCGGCCCACGAGCAGCGTGCCCTGGATGGGATACGACTTGCCCGCCCACGGCCCCGTCATGCCCTTGAGCACCGGACCCGAGCCGGCACCCGGGTCCGCCTCCGCGCCACCCGCCCGCTGGGGCCGCGAGGGCGGACGCCTCGCGAGCGCCCCCTCGGGCTTCGCCGCGCCGTTCTGCGTGGCCTTGGCGCGGATGCTGGGCATGGCCCGCGTGCCCCGCACGGGCGCGTCCGAGAGCGTCGCGGGGTCCGGGGGCGCGGCCGTCGCCGCGCGGCGTCCACCGGTGCTCCGGGCGCCGCCCTTGAGCTTGAGCTCGTAGTCTCCCAGGAGCACCTGCGAGGCCGGCGTCAGCGCCGTGGGCCCCTGGATGCGCTCGCCGTCCACGAAGGTGCCGTTCTGGCTGCCCCCGTCCTCCACGTAGACGGTGCCGCCCTCCACGTAGAGGCGCGCGTGCTGCCGCGACACGCCGCCCTCCGTGAGGACGAGGTCATTGCCCTGCTGGCGGCCAATCTTCAGCTCGCCCGTGATTTCGTGCTCGTGCTCAGTGCCGTCAGGGTGACGGACGACCAGGGTTGCCATGGGCGCGTCAGTCCTCGCGGAAGATGCTCATGTTCACGGGGATGCCCTTGCGCTGAAGCTCGTCGTAGAACTTCGGCACGAAGCCCGAAGCCACGAAGCGCCCTCGCACCTTGTGGTCCTCCGTGAAACCGTCCTGCTTGTAATAGAAGATGTCCTGGAGGGTCACGATGTCGACCTCCATGCCGGACACCTCCGTGATGAAGCAGATCTTGCGCGTCCCGTCGGAGAAGCGCGTCTGCTGCACGATGAGGTGCACGGCGCTGGAGATCTGCTCGCGGATGGCCTTCACCGGCAGCTCCATGCCGGACATGAGCACCATCGTCTCCAGCCGGGCGATGGCGTCGCGCGGCGTGTTCGCGTGCAGCGTGGTGAGCGAACCGTCGTGGCCGGTGTTCATGGCCTGGAGCATGTCCAGCGTCTCGCCGGAGCGGCACTCACCCACCACGATGCGGTCCGGCCGCATGCGCAGGCAGTTCTTCACCAGGTCGCGGATGGTGATGGCGCCCTTGCCTTCCAGGTTGGGCGGGCGGCTCTCCAGCTGCACCCAGTGCTCCTGAGGCAGCTGCAGCTCCGCGGCGTCCTCCACCGTGACGATGCGCTCACCCTCCGGGATGAAGGAGCTGATGATGTTCAGCGTCGTCGTCTTCCCGGAGCCCGTGCCGCCGGAGATGACGATGTTGCGCCGGGCCGTCACGCACATCTCCAGGAACTCGGCCATCTGCGCGGTGATGGTCTTGTACTTGATGAGGTCCTGGATCTTCAGCGCGTCCTTCTTGAACTTGCGGATGGTGATGCAGGGGCCCTTGAGCGCCAGCGGCGGGATGATGGCATTCACGCGGCTGCCGTCCTTCAGGCGCGCGTCCACCAGCGGGCTGGACTCGTCGATGCGCCGGCCAATGGGCGCCACGATGCGCTCGATGACGCCGAGCACCGCCTGGTTGGAGGAGAACGTCTTCTCCGACAGCGTCAGCTTGCCCTTGCGCTCGATGTAGATCTGGTTGGCGTGGTTCACCATGATCTCGCTGATCTCTTCCGACGCGAGGAACGCCTCCAGGGGCCCCAGGCCCAGCGCCTCGTTGATGACGTCGGTGAGCAGCTCCTCCCGGTCCACGTCGCCGGGCAGCTCCTGGTCCGCCTCCATCTGGTCGATGATGTCCCGGATGGCCTTCTCGGTGCGGCGCCAGAGCTCCTCGTCCCCGAGCCGGTCCATGTCCATGCGGCGCAGGTCCAGGTACTCGATGAGCCGGTCGTGGATCTCCTTCTGGAGCCGCGAGTAGCGCTCCAGCCGGGGGTCCACCTTGCGCTTGTTCTTGGCCATGGCGGCGGCCATGGACGCGGGCATGCGGCTGGGGGCCGCGGGGGCGGGAGCGGGCTCCTCCTCGTAGGCCTCCTCTTCTTCGTAGGCCTCTTCCTCGTAGGCCTCCTCGCCCTGCTCGTCGTCGTAGCCCTCGTCGACGGGCTCATCCGCGGGCGCGTCCTCCAGCGCCTCCACGTTGAGGATGTAGTCGCCGATGGAGACCTGGTCGGTGGGCTTGAGCACCATGGGCCCGGCGATCTTCTTGCCGTTCACGAAGGTGCCGTTCGTGGACTTCATGTCCACGATGATGAAGCGACCGTCCTTCTCGACGATGCGGGAGTGCGTCTTGGAGACGTTGCCCTTGGCGAGCACGATGTCGTTGCCAGCGAGCCGGCCGATCGTGATCTCGTTCTTGGGAAACTCCCGCTGCTCCGAGCCGCCGCCCTTCTCCGTCAGCGTGATGAGAAACATGGCTCGGGATGCTACCAAGCCCTCCTACGACCTCAAAGACTCCTGCGACGCTCGCCCGCCTGCTGCCCGGTAGCGGACGGGCCGGCACCCTCCCCCTCTGAAACAGGGGCGGGGCCGGCCCGGACCGGATCCGACGTGATGGCGCGAGGGCCGTCAGTCGAAGATGTTGAAGTTCACCTCGGAGCGGGCCTGCTTGTAGCGGGTCTTCACGTCCTCGATGATGCTGCGGACCTTGTCCGAGTCCGGGTTCACGATGCGCGGGGTGACGAAGATCACCAGCTCGCGCTTGGTGGAGTCGAACGCGCGGTTCTTGAACAGCTCGCCCACGATGGGGATGTGCCCCAGGCCCGGCAGCTTCGCGACGGCCTTCTGCTCGTCGTGGCTGAACACGCCCGACAGCACGATGGTCTCACCGTGGCGCACGGTGACGTTCGTCTTGACCTTGCGCGTGCGGAAGCCGGGGATGGCGGACGAACCACCGAAGGACACCGACACGGAGGTGTCGATTTCAGAGGCCTCCGCCTCCACCTCCGTCTGGATGTTGCCGTTGCGGTCCGCGGTGGGGCGGATGTTCAGGATGACGCCGTAGGGCTTGTACTCCACCGTGAACTGCGTGTTGGTGATGAGGGGGATGGGCACC
This genomic interval carries:
- a CDS encoding ATPase, T2SS/T4P/T4SS family; this translates as MFLITLTEKGGGSEQREFPKNEITIGRLAGNDIVLAKGNVSKTHSRIVEKDGRFIIVDMKSTNGTFVNGKKIAGPMVLKPTDQVSIGDYILNVEALEDAPADEPVDEGYDDEQGEEAYEEEAYEEEEAYEEEPAPAPAAPSRMPASMAAAMAKNKRKVDPRLERYSRLQKEIHDRLIEYLDLRRMDMDRLGDEELWRRTEKAIRDIIDQMEADQELPGDVDREELLTDVINEALGLGPLEAFLASEEISEIMVNHANQIYIERKGKLTLSEKTFSSNQAVLGVIERIVAPIGRRIDESSPLVDARLKDGSRVNAIIPPLALKGPCITIRKFKKDALKIQDLIKYKTITAQMAEFLEMCVTARRNIVISGGTGSGKTTTLNIISSFIPEGERIVTVEDAAELQLPQEHWVQLESRPPNLEGKGAITIRDLVKNCLRMRPDRIVVGECRSGETLDMLQAMNTGHDGSLTTLHANTPRDAIARLETMVLMSGMELPVKAIREQISSAVHLIVQQTRFSDGTRKICFITEVSGMEVDIVTLQDIFYYKQDGFTEDHKVRGRFVASGFVPKFYDELQRKGIPVNMSIFRED
- a CDS encoding FHA domain-containing protein; protein product: MATLVVRHPDGTEHEHEITGELKIGRQQGNDLVLTEGGVSRQHARLYVEGGTVYVEDGGSQNGTFVDGERIQGPTALTPASQVLLGDYELKLKGGARSTGGRRAATAAPPDPATLSDAPVRGTRAMPSIRAKATQNGAAKPEGALARRPPSRPQRAGGAEADPGAGSGPVLKGMTGPWAGKSYPIQGTLLVGRAPPAAVILDDDSVSRKHAEVKREGSAVLARDLGSANGTLLNGELLGEEFVDLQAGDVLQFGVVEMTFEAAETPARRPGAGAPPPRRGGGRGAPAADNKRKMLVVAGGVVALLAVAAVVKSSIGPAHKAQKAAPAAPLDPAQQVQELLSECRSYSSNEMGAPDWARAEKACDQALDMDPINAEANTLVRRIKMEKEAFDNFEAAKKSIELNREQQALELLRKIPKESEYFRRARSKAKETAERFVERAKDDCKRYLGNSQWGPAVQRCQQYMEVWCQKQSKEDLEPPIGQSLRLEGPLRRNEWRPKDAMFVKFLVARTRVDRNAGPWTCPVSDILQDEGLGVDQTTEVRAMFTKRYAPKLIQEAMVDYWNGRGSEAMATLQKLRSKEDQAQYHQLADDLLRDVSNVDQLFKTGESALTNDDPERAVGPFKEALATDKRIMAELAESHLSFYRKNMFQDLAASAYLRGKHFADREDRRRGCRIWKLGFDFYKGNTNLNRVVAFCSTQAQNALNNVGSCPDLAAVEDYAVPGDGIAEQVAAKKAELKCR